In Candidatus Promineifilum breve, one genomic interval encodes:
- a CDS encoding molybdopterin-dependent oxidoreductase: MKVPWVNILLLILLVIQTITGYLGLVNGRSSAAWTLWLHGIIAYTLALALFAKAAVIRDAWRRKKRWTARRVAFAVTLVLLLLVMALGLLWTYNGPIYLGGFSLVSLHIYLAVPLMALMVWHAWHMRFIRRVAGATGRRLFLGGLASVFGGALVWALAGRVKAWAGLPGASRRFTGSYEIGSFVADFPVVSWIADRPPLVDGPMWQLRVEGAVAQPLTLTLADLAGWPQRVVTTAIDCTGGWYSVQRWQGVGMEELLRATGVRPEAASVTFESLTGYKRRFSLEEAATFLLGLGIAVDEPEGYPATVRPLTAGHGYPARLVAPGRRGVEWVKWLAVIRLNETGPHQQSPLPLQ; this comes from the coding sequence ATGAAAGTGCCGTGGGTCAACATCCTGCTTCTGATCCTGCTGGTGATCCAAACCATCACCGGCTACCTGGGCCTGGTCAACGGCCGTTCGTCGGCCGCCTGGACGCTGTGGTTGCATGGCATCATCGCCTACACCCTGGCCCTGGCCCTGTTCGCCAAGGCGGCGGTGATCCGCGATGCGTGGCGACGCAAGAAACGATGGACGGCGCGGCGCGTCGCCTTCGCCGTCACGCTGGTCTTGCTGCTGCTGGTTATGGCCTTGGGCTTGCTCTGGACGTACAACGGGCCGATCTATCTGGGCGGCTTCAGCCTGGTCAGCCTCCACATCTACCTGGCCGTGCCCCTGATGGCCCTCATGGTGTGGCATGCCTGGCACATGCGCTTCATCCGTCGCGTGGCCGGGGCGACGGGGCGGCGGCTGTTCCTCGGCGGGCTGGCGTCCGTCTTTGGTGGCGCGTTGGTCTGGGCGTTGGCCGGCCGGGTTAAGGCGTGGGCCGGGCTGCCGGGTGCAAGCCGTCGCTTCACCGGCTCCTATGAAATCGGCAGCTTTGTGGCCGACTTCCCGGTGGTAAGTTGGATCGCCGACCGGCCGCCGCTGGTGGATGGGCCAATGTGGCAATTGCGCGTTGAAGGGGCTGTGGCGCAACCGCTGACGCTCACATTGGCCGATTTGGCCGGCTGGCCGCAGCGCGTCGTGACGACGGCCATCGACTGTACGGGAGGATGGTATTCCGTCCAGCGGTGGCAGGGCGTGGGGATGGAGGAGTTATTGCGGGCGACGGGCGTGAGACCGGAGGCGGCCAGCGTCACGTTTGAATCGCTCACCGGCTACAAAAGGCGCTTTAGCCTGGAGGAAGCGGCAACATTTTTGCTGGGTCTGGGCATTGCCGTTGACGAGCCGGAAGGCTACCCGGCCACCGTTCGGCCACTGACCGCCGGGCATGGCTACCCGGCCCGTCTGGTCGCGCCGGGCCGGCGTGGCGTGGAGTGGGTCAAATGGCTGGCGGTGATCCGGCTCAACGAGACGGGACCGCATCAACAGTCGCCGCTGCCGCTCCAGTAG